The Proteus terrae subsp. cibarius genome contains the following window.
TCCATCCCAAAGATAAACTTGAGCAGTAAGTGGCATAGGAAACAGTAAAAGAAATAAAAATTTTTTCATTAAATATCTCGGAAAGTAAGTAATATTTTAATATTTTAACAGAAAAACAAAATATATTATTTTATTTTTCGACACCAATTAGGCAGAGTTAATTTATCTCAATAAGCTCTCATAAATGTTTTTTATTGCCATAGTTTCACTATGCTTCTTAATTGAGGTTTTTTGTTTGTATATTTTCTAGGATGATATTGACGCTACTAGTGATAACTAGGGATACGGATCACGGAAATAGGTATAAAAAGTAAATTTACCTTTAGTAAGGTAAAGATAATACATAACATAAGATTAATTTATTACTCGCAAGGAATATTTATAATGAAAAAAATCTTACTTATTTCTGTAATATCACTTTCTAGTTCTGTTTTTGCTGCTGACCATCAAAAGGTTGGCGATTGGTTGGTCAGTAAGGAAGAAAATAAATTAACAGATAAGATAGATTATTACGCAATTCTTTCTGCAACAGATCAAGATGTATCACTTGTGTTACGTTGCCAAAATGATAGGACTGAGGCTTATTTATCAATGAGAGACTATATTGGTAGTGGTTATAATTCCAAGGTGACTCTGCGAATAGATAAAGAAAAACCCTTAACTCAGTCATGGGGAGTTGGAGAGGGTGGTACATCATTATTTGCACCAAAACCTGTATCATTAATTAAAAGTTTAGTAGGTAAAAAGAGTTTAGTTTCTGGATATAGCCCGTATGGTAAAACTCAAGTAATAGCTGAATTTAATCTGGAAAATATAGATACGATAGCAAAAGAAATATCATCCGCTTGTAACTGGAAGTTACAATAAAAAGGAAGAAAATTTGTAATGAAAAAGCTACTAGTAATACTTGCCATTCTAGCTATTTCCTTGTCTATTTTTGCTTATAATAAATTAACCATATTTACAGTACAGCCAATAGGTGCGATACCAGATGGTGTAACAGTTGTTATTTGGAAAAAGGGTGATATGAGGTTTTTTGAGAGTCCAGATAGTTTATGCATACAGAAAACTGGGGGAGTAAGTCTGTTGTGCAGAATGAGAATGTTAGGAAACTCAATTGATAAAGACGACATCATTATTAGATTACCGTATAGCGAATACGCATACTTAAAATCAACCAACGGAAAAACTTTTGATAGGTAATGAATGGGCGTTCGTTA
Protein-coding sequences here:
- a CDS encoding type VI secretion system-associated protein TagO; amino-acid sequence: MKKILLISVISLSSSVFAADHQKVGDWLVSKEENKLTDKIDYYAILSATDQDVSLVLRCQNDRTEAYLSMRDYIGSGYNSKVTLRIDKEKPLTQSWGVGEGGTSLFAPKPVSLIKSLVGKKSLVSGYSPYGKTQVIAEFNLENIDTIAKEISSACNWKLQ